One Deltaproteobacteria bacterium genomic region harbors:
- a CDS encoding DUF3553 domain-containing protein, translating into MLSTRAGLVVKPFGPVVGRGKEKESCVYETRRLYLAVGERVIHMEHPEWGVGLVVEEARSTVPGGMCMVRIEFADGKKRVFNNDMECLDSCWYAGIRRHP; encoded by the coding sequence ATATTGTCCACCAGGGCGGGCTTGGTTGTCAAGCCTTTTGGCCCGGTCGTCGGGAGAGGAAAAGAAAAGGAGTCCTGCGTGTACGAGACAAGGAGGCTCTACCTCGCCGTGGGCGAGCGGGTCATACATATGGAGCACCCCGAGTGGGGGGTGGGTCTCGTCGTCGAAGAGGCCCGCTCCACCGTGCCGGGCGGCATGTGCATGGTGAGGATCGAGTTCGCCGACGGCAAGAAGAGGGTCTTCAACAACGACATGGAGTGCCTGGACAGCTGCTGGTACGCGGGCATAAGAAGACACCCCTGA